In Pedobacter heparinus DSM 2366, the following are encoded in one genomic region:
- a CDS encoding outer membrane beta-barrel protein translates to MLKKILSFILLTISVFTVSAQKASIKGFVADTLEKKKLEYSSILLIRSSDSILVKTTRSDKNGKFDLKNLSKGDYKILISYPKMADYIRNLRLSDTSNIDLGNINMELKSKVLNEVVIQATKNAVRMKGDTLVFQADSFAVRTNANVQELLKRLPGIDVDKNGVIKAQGKMVKTVLVDGDEFFGDDPLLATKYLKANAVDEIQVYDKKSKNSDLTGIDDGIKNKTINIKLKENAKNGYLSTIDLNSNMENLGDYGGMMGIFKNKLKAAIYGNYSSLNNESRINNSMRKLKGEEYDLIEVGDDGSSIMYVSGGDDDDDYISASGGLPNNLSLGAYYADKFSDNKMGIKLNFKSFDNNNVNHTTTNAQELLPNETKFFSAGKTDNNSSIAGESLKGTYNYTLDPQSNLKISFGLSKNRNESNSVSANETRTGNGFFISKNNQENAGHGNSEIFNGNINWSKRFNKKGRTLSIDLQPQSQTSKSTENSSNLTNYFDSNGNLDRVEDTDLRKKNSGNQNSIGTRINYTDRISKRWTLEAGYSFKTISSGSNRMVFDNIGDNAKKIDSLSNNFKFINFSNVGKMILQYSYDNFSISSGLEATQTNFELKDVDKQTDFQRSYLNLSPRTNIYYKVNAGTTLAINYNGYMQQPSIDQLQPVRQINNPLYQVIGNSALRPSFTNSFGLSYNSFQFKSDQYISAYFNYGFTNNAIVSTELVDEFNKRISSFINVGGNNSISGNLSYSKGFSKSHLRFGVDLGINRSNTIAIINATQNKTASTQYNLRGSLNYYTQKIEFSYIPSASLMTGKSSIGEINDGRSVTHNHEISGTVQLPFKTEFNTSFSLSFRPANAAFGQDINTAIWNSYLSTKVLKSEALEIKLSVTDILNQKIGYNRFVGGNVTSEDTFSYIPRYVLIGLNWNLSGNFIKKTTEK, encoded by the coding sequence ATGCTGAAGAAGATTTTAAGTTTTATTCTTTTAACAATTTCTGTTTTTACCGTTTCGGCACAAAAAGCAAGTATAAAAGGTTTTGTTGCAGATACCCTGGAAAAAAAGAAACTGGAATACAGTTCAATTTTACTTATCCGATCATCAGATTCTATATTGGTAAAAACAACAAGATCAGATAAAAACGGAAAATTTGACCTCAAAAACCTGTCAAAAGGCGATTACAAAATATTGATATCATATCCTAAAATGGCAGATTACATTCGAAACCTGAGATTATCAGACACTTCAAATATAGATTTAGGAAACATCAATATGGAATTGAAATCCAAGGTTTTAAACGAAGTAGTGATACAGGCCACAAAAAATGCAGTACGAATGAAGGGCGATACCCTTGTTTTTCAGGCCGATAGTTTTGCTGTCAGGACCAATGCAAATGTGCAGGAACTTTTAAAAAGATTACCCGGAATAGATGTAGACAAAAACGGGGTGATCAAAGCCCAGGGAAAAATGGTAAAAACAGTATTAGTTGATGGGGACGAGTTTTTTGGAGACGATCCCTTACTAGCTACTAAATATCTGAAGGCCAATGCAGTTGACGAAATACAGGTGTATGATAAAAAAAGTAAAAATTCTGATCTGACGGGCATAGATGACGGCATAAAAAACAAAACCATCAATATTAAGTTAAAAGAAAATGCAAAAAACGGTTACCTCTCTACGATCGACCTGAACAGCAATATGGAAAACCTTGGCGATTACGGAGGTATGATGGGAATATTTAAAAATAAACTGAAGGCCGCTATTTACGGCAATTATTCCAGTCTGAACAATGAATCCAGGATTAACAATTCGATGCGTAAGTTAAAAGGTGAAGAATATGACCTGATAGAGGTAGGCGATGATGGCAGTTCAATCATGTATGTTTCCGGTGGTGACGATGATGATGATTACATTTCCGCATCAGGCGGACTACCCAACAATTTAAGTTTGGGCGCTTATTATGCAGATAAGTTTAGCGATAACAAAATGGGCATTAAACTTAATTTCAAAAGTTTTGACAACAACAATGTTAACCACACCACTACAAATGCCCAGGAATTGCTCCCTAATGAAACAAAATTTTTTAGTGCCGGCAAAACCGACAACAATTCCAGTATAGCGGGCGAATCTTTAAAAGGCACTTATAACTACACCCTTGATCCACAGTCTAATTTAAAAATATCATTTGGATTAAGTAAAAACAGGAACGAGAGCAATTCTGTAAGTGCAAATGAAACACGTACAGGTAATGGTTTTTTCATCAGTAAGAACAATCAGGAAAATGCCGGACATGGCAATAGCGAAATCTTCAATGGAAATATAAACTGGTCAAAGCGGTTCAATAAAAAAGGAAGGACACTTTCCATAGACCTGCAGCCCCAAAGCCAGACCAGCAAGAGTACGGAGAATAGCTCTAACCTGACCAATTACTTTGACAGTAACGGAAACCTGGACAGAGTTGAGGACACAGATCTTAGAAAAAAGAATAGCGGCAACCAAAATTCTATAGGTACCAGGATCAATTATACTGACCGCATTTCTAAAAGGTGGACACTTGAGGCAGGTTATAGTTTTAAAACCATTTCATCGGGAAGTAACCGTATGGTTTTTGATAATATTGGGGACAATGCCAAAAAGATCGACTCTTTAAGTAATAACTTTAAGTTTATAAACTTCTCCAACGTTGGGAAAATGATTTTACAGTATAGTTATGACAATTTCTCTATATCAAGCGGGCTGGAAGCTACCCAAACCAATTTTGAACTGAAGGATGTGGATAAGCAGACAGATTTCCAAAGAAGCTACCTTAACCTTTCGCCTAGAACCAATATATATTACAAAGTTAATGCAGGCACTACCCTTGCCATTAATTACAATGGTTATATGCAGCAACCAAGTATAGACCAGTTGCAGCCGGTCAGGCAAATCAATAACCCCTTGTATCAGGTAATTGGAAATTCAGCATTAAGGCCATCCTTTACCAATAGTTTCGGGCTTTCCTACAATAGCTTTCAGTTTAAATCGGATCAGTATATATCGGCTTACTTCAACTATGGTTTTACCAATAATGCTATAGTAAGCACAGAACTGGTTGATGAATTTAACAAAAGGATTTCAAGCTTTATTAACGTTGGCGGCAACAATTCCATCAGTGGTAATTTAAGTTACTCAAAAGGCTTCTCCAAATCGCACCTGCGTTTTGGGGTAGACCTGGGGATAAACAGGTCGAATACCATTGCCATTATAAATGCGACCCAGAACAAAACCGCAAGTACACAATATAATTTAAGGGGTTCATTGAATTATTATACACAAAAAATAGAATTCAGCTATATACCTTCAGCCTCTTTAATGACAGGAAAATCATCAATCGGAGAAATCAACGATGGCAGAAGCGTTACCCACAACCATGAAATTTCCGGAACTGTTCAATTGCCCTTTAAAACCGAATTCAACACCTCTTTTTCTTTATCCTTCCGTCCTGCAAATGCCGCATTTGGTCAGGATATCAATACAGCCATATGGAACAGCTATCTATCGACCAAGGTACTTAAAAGTGAAGCATTGGAGATCAAGCTTTCTGTAACAGACATTCTTAACCAAAAGATAGGATACAATAGATTTGTAGGTGGAAACGTTACAAGTGAAGATACCTTTAGCTATATACCCCGTTATGTACTGATCGGACTAAACTGGAATTTAAGTGGTAATTTCATAAAAAAGACTACTGAAAAATAA
- a CDS encoding GLPGLI family protein: MEFKVLAFLLLCFPFLSLKAQGTFIPYGKITFEKKFNVIRSLDNTSVPDEAKAKMQKYITNEWEFIFDQNRSLFKPVKREKEDENQSFFPFALGRQTSEIYTDYSKKQRVLKRNIMGDDYLLTDTIPNLDWKIMHDVRNIAGYECRKAIGIIYDSVYVVAFYTDEILLRGGPEGFTGLPGMILGLAIPRYNTTWFATKVEGFTNHQAEIIPASKGKKIETEKDLKKLIELFTRYEPDKKEKAEEAKKKLYGFTL, encoded by the coding sequence ATGGAATTCAAAGTACTAGCCTTTCTGCTCCTATGTTTTCCCTTCCTGTCACTTAAGGCACAGGGAACATTTATACCGTATGGCAAAATTACATTTGAAAAAAAATTCAATGTCATCAGAAGTCTGGACAATACTTCAGTGCCTGATGAAGCTAAAGCAAAAATGCAGAAGTACATCACCAACGAATGGGAATTTATTTTTGACCAGAACAGATCTTTGTTTAAACCTGTCAAAAGAGAAAAGGAAGACGAAAACCAAAGCTTCTTCCCTTTTGCCCTGGGCAGGCAGACCAGCGAAATTTATACCGATTACAGTAAAAAACAACGGGTATTAAAACGCAATATTATGGGCGATGACTATTTACTTACAGATACCATCCCCAATCTTGACTGGAAAATTATGCATGATGTAAGAAATATTGCAGGGTATGAATGCAGAAAAGCGATTGGTATTATTTACGATAGTGTATATGTAGTGGCCTTTTATACGGATGAAATTTTACTGCGTGGTGGTCCGGAAGGATTTACCGGTTTACCGGGTATGATTTTAGGTCTGGCTATACCCCGTTACAATACCACCTGGTTTGCCACAAAGGTAGAAGGCTTTACCAATCACCAGGCGGAAATCATACCGGCATCAAAGGGAAAAAAAATAGAAACAGAGAAAGATTTAAAAAAACTGATCGAATTATTTACCCGTTACGAGCCCGACAAAAAGGAAAAAGCAGAAGAAGCAAAAAAAAAGCTATATGGTTTTACGCTCTAA
- a CDS encoding CTP synthase has product MTKYIFVTGGVTSSLGKGIISASLAKLLQARGYSVTIQKFDPYINIDPGTLNPYEHGECYVTEDGAETDLDLGHYERFLNVATSQANNVTTGRIYQNVINKERQGEYLGKTVQVVPHITDEIKRNMRLLGETGEYDIVITELGGTVGDIESLPFIEAVRQFKWEEGAHNAIVIHLTLIPYLAAAGELKTKPTQHSVKALLEYGIQPDILVCRSERSISLDIRKKIALFCNVNVNAVIESLDASTIYDVPLLMMKEQLDKTVLSKLKLAQKNEPDMERWKEFLGRLKNPTSEVKIGLVGKYVELPDAYKSIIESFIHAGSKNECKVKVEYIHSESIYPDNAKERLAHLDGVLVAPGFGSRGIEGKIDTIKYVRENNVPFFGICLGMQCAVIEFGRNVLGLNGANTTEIDEETIHPVINMMEDQKNITAKGGTMRLGAYPCDLKKGTKAYSAYGKTHITERHRHRYEFNSAYLNQFEEAGMIASGVNPESNLVEIVELKNHPFFVGGQFHPELKSTVANPHPLFVKFVAAAMEFAKKKTK; this is encoded by the coding sequence ATGACTAAGTATATTTTTGTTACGGGCGGTGTTACTTCCTCATTGGGCAAGGGCATCATCTCCGCTTCATTAGCCAAATTATTGCAAGCACGTGGCTATAGTGTTACCATCCAAAAGTTTGACCCTTATATCAATATTGATCCGGGAACCTTAAACCCTTATGAGCATGGAGAATGCTATGTTACCGAAGATGGTGCAGAAACAGATCTTGACCTTGGTCATTACGAACGTTTTTTAAACGTTGCTACTTCGCAGGCCAATAACGTTACCACTGGCCGGATTTATCAGAACGTAATCAATAAAGAGAGACAAGGAGAATATCTGGGTAAAACAGTACAGGTAGTACCACACATTACCGACGAGATTAAAAGGAATATGCGTTTGCTGGGAGAAACCGGCGAATATGATATTGTAATCACTGAACTGGGAGGCACAGTTGGTGATATTGAATCTCTGCCGTTTATTGAAGCGGTACGTCAGTTTAAATGGGAAGAAGGTGCACACAATGCGATTGTAATCCACTTAACACTAATTCCATATCTTGCTGCTGCCGGAGAATTAAAGACCAAACCTACGCAACACTCTGTAAAAGCATTACTGGAATATGGTATCCAGCCAGATATCCTGGTTTGTCGTTCAGAACGTTCCATATCTCTGGATATCCGCAAAAAAATTGCCTTATTCTGCAATGTAAACGTAAATGCGGTAATCGAATCACTGGATGCCTCTACAATATATGATGTTCCTTTACTGATGATGAAAGAACAGCTGGATAAAACAGTATTGAGCAAACTTAAACTTGCACAAAAAAATGAGCCGGACATGGAGAGATGGAAAGAATTCCTTGGCCGCTTAAAAAACCCGACCTCAGAAGTAAAAATTGGTTTGGTTGGTAAATATGTAGAATTGCCCGATGCTTATAAATCTATAATTGAATCTTTTATTCATGCAGGTTCTAAAAATGAATGTAAGGTTAAAGTAGAATATATCCACTCAGAAAGTATTTATCCAGACAATGCAAAAGAACGTCTGGCACATCTGGATGGCGTACTTGTAGCACCTGGTTTTGGTAGCAGGGGTATTGAAGGAAAAATTGATACCATTAAATATGTTAGAGAAAATAATGTTCCTTTCTTTGGTATCTGTTTAGGTATGCAATGTGCGGTAATTGAATTTGGACGGAACGTACTGGGATTAAATGGCGCAAACACTACCGAAATTGATGAAGAAACAATTCATCCTGTCATCAATATGATGGAAGATCAGAAAAACATTACGGCCAAAGGGGGCACCATGCGTTTAGGGGCTTATCCATGTGACCTCAAAAAAGGCACAAAAGCTTATTCGGCTTATGGAAAAACACATATTACAGAGCGTCACAGACACCGTTATGAATTTAACAGTGCTTATTTAAACCAATTCGAAGAAGCCGGCATGATCGCTTCGGGCGTAAATCCTGAAAGTAATCTGGTTGAAATTGTAGAGTTAAAAAACCATCCTTTCTTTGTAGGTGGGCAGTTTCATCCCGAATTAAAATCAACAGTTGCTAATCCTCACCCACTTTTTGTTAAATTTGTCGCCGCTGCGATGGAGTTTGCGAAGAAAAAAACAAAATAA
- the yidC gene encoding membrane protein insertase YidC, which yields MDRNTFTGLFLIMIVLAGSFYFFKPSEAEIKKERERIAADSAKKAGVVNTPTPVAAVAATPVVDSAALKGPFGANISGTVQTSVLENENLKLVLSNKGGKILSVEVKGEKTYNGKPVILFDGDQNKFGLNLNISGKIVSTNDLYFTATPGNGIVTMRANYSANQYIEYIYDLKPKSSQVGFNINLNGLNQVIQNNTIALNWEATLLEQEKSGKKEREHSAPYYKYADKNPDHLSIAKDEKEELAAGKIEWISFKQQFFSAALIPKNGFEKGDLEVKVSTEPGKIKWYGANMVLPFNQLAAQSYAMVFYFGTNKFDTLKAQGYELEKQVDMGYWPLKYINRFIVLPVFKFLESFNWNYGVIILLLTIALKVAMSPLTYKSYLSMAKMRILKPEMDVIKAKVGDDNPTLLQQEYLKLYKQVGVNPLGGCLPMLLQLPFVMAFFFFFPNLFELRGETFLWMKDLSTYDDFIKFGFTIPFIGDHLSLMCVLMTISTLIYTYFNNQISGATGQMKYIGYIMPIIFLGVLNSYPSGLNYYYFLANMLTFAQQFLIKSMVDDEKIHRTLQENKAKPVEKKKKSGFSAKLEDYMRQQQQTAAQQKKNK from the coding sequence ATGGATAGAAATACGTTTACAGGATTGTTCCTGATCATGATCGTTTTGGCAGGTTCTTTTTATTTTTTTAAGCCAAGCGAGGCTGAAATAAAAAAAGAAAGGGAAAGAATCGCTGCTGATTCGGCAAAAAAAGCCGGGGTTGTCAACACTCCCACGCCTGTAGCAGCTGTTGCAGCAACACCTGTTGTGGATTCAGCAGCATTAAAAGGCCCTTTTGGTGCAAACATTAGTGGTACAGTACAGACCAGTGTACTTGAAAATGAAAATTTAAAACTAGTACTTAGCAATAAGGGCGGTAAAATTTTATCCGTTGAGGTGAAAGGAGAAAAAACCTATAATGGAAAACCTGTCATTTTATTTGATGGAGATCAGAATAAATTTGGTTTAAACCTAAACATAAGCGGTAAAATTGTTAGCACAAATGACCTTTACTTTACGGCAACCCCTGGTAATGGTATCGTTACCATGCGTGCCAATTATTCGGCTAATCAATACATTGAATATATTTATGATCTAAAACCGAAAAGCAGTCAGGTTGGTTTTAACATTAATTTAAATGGTTTAAACCAGGTTATTCAAAACAATACCATCGCTTTGAACTGGGAAGCTACCTTGCTTGAACAGGAAAAATCCGGGAAAAAAGAGCGGGAGCACTCTGCACCCTACTATAAATATGCAGACAAAAACCCGGACCACCTAAGTATAGCCAAGGATGAAAAAGAGGAGCTTGCAGCAGGGAAAATTGAATGGATATCTTTCAAACAACAGTTTTTCTCGGCAGCCTTAATACCTAAAAATGGATTTGAAAAGGGAGATCTTGAGGTTAAAGTAAGTACCGAGCCTGGAAAAATTAAATGGTATGGTGCCAATATGGTACTGCCTTTTAACCAGCTTGCAGCGCAAAGCTATGCCATGGTCTTCTATTTCGGTACCAATAAATTCGATACCCTGAAGGCACAGGGTTATGAACTTGAAAAACAGGTAGATATGGGCTACTGGCCACTTAAATACATCAACAGGTTCATTGTATTACCTGTATTTAAGTTCTTGGAAAGCTTTAACTGGAACTATGGCGTAATCATTTTGCTTTTAACCATTGCGCTAAAAGTAGCCATGTCTCCGCTCACTTATAAATCATACCTTTCCATGGCTAAGATGAGGATATTGAAGCCGGAAATGGATGTGATCAAGGCTAAAGTTGGTGATGACAATCCTACGCTTTTACAACAGGAATATTTAAAGCTTTATAAACAGGTAGGTGTAAACCCGCTTGGAGGTTGTTTGCCTATGCTGCTGCAACTGCCCTTTGTAATGGCCTTCTTCTTCTTCTTCCCTAATTTATTTGAGTTAAGGGGGGAAACTTTCTTATGGATGAAAGATCTTTCTACTTATGATGATTTTATCAAATTCGGCTTTACCATTCCTTTTATTGGTGATCACCTGAGTTTGATGTGTGTACTGATGACGATCTCTACGTTGATCTATACTTATTTCAACAACCAGATCTCGGGAGCTACAGGACAAATGAAATATATTGGGTACATCATGCCAATTATCTTTTTAGGTGTACTGAACAGTTACCCGTCAGGATTAAACTATTATTATTTCCTGGCCAACATGCTCACTTTTGCCCAGCAGTTCCTGATCAAATCTATGGTTGATGATGAAAAGATCCATAGAACATTACAGGAAAATAAAGCAAAACCAGTAGAAAAGAAAAAGAAATCTGGGTTCAGTGCCAAGTTGGAAGACTATATGCGCCAGCAACAGCAAACAGCTGCTCAACAAAAAAAGAACAAGTAA
- a CDS encoding alpha/beta hydrolase family protein, with the protein MHRFLSITLLLFSSLTYAQKKPINHTVYDNWESVGTKQLSNNGIWASYSVLKQEGDGTLYLNNLLSNTRLNVSRGTNLQFSTDSKYAALVVKPMFKDVRESKIKKKKPDELTKDSLCLVNLTNQAIDKVPRVKSYKMPEKGASLVAYLLEKPIDTSKKAKPDAPESKTKQEGTDLIIKNLLTGTTRTFKYVSDYSFNKSGKQLVFACTGSKKDKLADEGVFLLNTEKGSVKTLVKGKGNFKNFIFNEEGEYLVFLGERSPEKKEIKDFNIYYNSPSLDTAQILVDNEITGMPAKWAVSGDGKLGFSKDGNKLYFGIAPVKKPKDTTLVDFENAKLDIWGYKDDYLQPMQLKNMENELKRSYLTVMEIFNSNPKIVPLADIKLPEVMPVAEGNANFALAFTDYGNRIQSQWTGSSIRDYYLVDTKTGSRKKIISDLSGYAIASPAGKYVLYFDKKTANWYTYNVLTAKITHLNNGLNIKFVDEENDVPEDPSPYGLAAWTAEDKAALIYDRYDIWEFSPEGKNEPKNITNGFGRQNKITFRYEKLDTESRFLNKKETIWLNAFNNTTKESGFYKKEIDNAKNPELVVMEKMRYSGMVKAKDAERFIFDKGSFSNSPNVYVSADMKNQLKLSNTNPQQQDYNWGTAELVKWTTPKGFNAEGILYKPENFDPTKKYPMIAYFYEKLSDGLYTYQSPAPTPSRLNITYFVSNGYLVFTPDISYEKGYPGRSAEEFINSGVEALKKNSWVDGTKIGIQGQSWGGYQVAHLITRTNMYAAAWAGAPVVNMTSAYGGMRWESGMNRQFQYEKTQSRIGATLWEKPELYIENSPLFKLPNVTTPVVIMSNDADGAVPWYQGIEMFTGLRRLGKPAWLLNYNNEAHNLMQRQNRKDIQIREQQFFDHYLKGAKAPVWMVNGIPATEKGKTWGFELTDEKP; encoded by the coding sequence ATGCACAGATTTTTAAGCATTACGCTACTTCTATTTTCAAGTTTAACTTACGCTCAAAAAAAACCAATAAACCATACTGTTTACGATAACTGGGAGTCGGTTGGCACAAAACAATTATCCAATAATGGGATATGGGCTTCTTATTCGGTGCTAAAGCAGGAAGGAGATGGTACTTTGTACCTCAACAATCTTTTGTCAAATACCAGACTAAATGTATCAAGGGGTACGAACCTACAATTTAGCACCGATTCTAAATATGCGGCCTTAGTGGTTAAGCCCATGTTTAAAGATGTTCGTGAAAGCAAGATAAAAAAGAAAAAACCAGATGAGCTGACCAAAGATTCCCTTTGCCTGGTTAACCTGACCAATCAGGCTATCGACAAAGTGCCAAGGGTCAAATCTTATAAAATGCCTGAGAAAGGCGCTTCATTGGTTGCATATTTACTTGAAAAACCTATAGACACTTCAAAAAAAGCAAAACCAGATGCACCAGAAAGCAAGACCAAACAGGAAGGTACCGATCTGATAATAAAAAACTTACTTACGGGCACAACCCGTACTTTTAAGTATGTAAGTGATTACAGCTTTAATAAGAGTGGTAAACAACTGGTTTTTGCCTGTACCGGTTCGAAGAAAGATAAATTGGCCGACGAAGGCGTATTCCTCTTAAATACAGAAAAAGGCAGTGTAAAAACCCTTGTAAAAGGTAAAGGAAACTTTAAAAATTTCATCTTTAATGAAGAAGGTGAATACCTTGTATTTTTAGGTGAGAGAAGTCCTGAAAAAAAGGAGATCAAAGATTTTAACATCTACTATAATTCTCCCAGTCTTGATACAGCACAGATTCTGGTAGATAACGAAATTACTGGAATGCCTGCTAAATGGGCTGTTAGCGGCGATGGAAAACTGGGTTTCAGTAAAGATGGCAATAAGCTGTACTTTGGTATTGCTCCGGTTAAAAAACCAAAAGATACTACCCTGGTTGATTTTGAAAATGCTAAACTGGATATATGGGGCTATAAAGACGATTATTTGCAACCTATGCAGTTAAAAAACATGGAAAATGAGCTCAAAAGATCCTATTTAACTGTCATGGAAATATTCAACAGCAATCCAAAGATTGTTCCATTAGCGGATATTAAACTTCCTGAAGTTATGCCGGTAGCTGAAGGCAATGCCAATTTTGCATTGGCCTTTACAGATTACGGCAATAGGATCCAGTCGCAATGGACTGGCAGTTCTATAAGAGATTATTATTTAGTAGATACCAAAACAGGAAGTAGAAAAAAAATTATTTCAGACCTTTCGGGATATGCTATTGCGTCTCCGGCAGGAAAATATGTTCTTTATTTTGACAAAAAAACAGCCAACTGGTACACTTATAATGTACTTACTGCAAAAATCACCCATTTAAATAATGGGCTAAATATCAAATTTGTTGATGAGGAAAATGATGTTCCGGAAGACCCTTCACCTTATGGTCTGGCTGCCTGGACCGCAGAGGACAAGGCAGCTCTGATCTATGATCGTTACGATATATGGGAATTTTCGCCGGAAGGAAAAAATGAGCCTAAAAATATCACCAATGGATTTGGGCGGCAAAACAAGATCACCTTCCGTTATGAAAAACTGGACACCGAAAGCAGGTTTTTAAATAAAAAAGAAACCATCTGGTTGAATGCCTTTAACAATACCACTAAAGAAAGTGGCTTTTATAAAAAAGAAATTGACAATGCTAAAAATCCGGAGCTGGTGGTGATGGAAAAAATGAGATATTCAGGTATGGTTAAAGCCAAAGATGCAGAACGCTTCATTTTTGACAAAGGTAGTTTCAGCAATTCACCAAATGTTTATGTGTCGGCCGACATGAAAAACCAGCTAAAACTGAGCAATACCAACCCCCAGCAACAGGATTATAACTGGGGTACTGCAGAACTGGTAAAATGGACTACACCTAAGGGTTTTAATGCAGAGGGCATATTATATAAGCCGGAAAACTTTGATCCGACAAAGAAATACCCGATGATTGCATATTTCTATGAAAAACTTTCTGACGGTTTATATACTTACCAGTCACCGGCACCTACCCCATCCAGGTTGAATATTACTTATTTTGTAAGTAATGGCTACCTGGTATTTACGCCGGATATCAGTTATGAAAAAGGCTACCCTGGTCGTTCTGCTGAAGAGTTTATCAATTCAGGAGTTGAAGCGTTAAAGAAAAACAGTTGGGTAGACGGGACAAAAATAGGCATACAAGGGCAAAGCTGGGGTGGCTACCAGGTAGCCCATCTGATTACCAGAACCAATATGTATGCTGCTGCATGGGCTGGTGCACCGGTAGTAAATATGACTTCAGCTTACGGCGGTATGCGTTGGGAAAGCGGTATGAACCGACAGTTCCAGTACGAAAAAACCCAGAGCCGTATTGGAGCTACTTTATGGGAAAAACCAGAACTGTACATCGAAAACTCGCCATTATTTAAATTGCCCAATGTAACTACACCGGTTGTAATCATGTCCAATGATGCCGATGGAGCAGTGCCATGGTACCAGGGAATTGAAATGTTTACGGGTTTGCGCAGATTGGGCAAACCAGCATGGCTGCTAAACTACAATAACGAAGCACACAATTTAATGCAGCGTCAAAATAGAAAAGACATACAAATTCGTGAGCAGCAATTCTTCGATCATTACTTAAAAGGTGCAAAAGCACCTGTTTGGATGGTAAATGGAATACCTGCAACCGAAAAAGGCAAAACATGGGGATTTGAACTTACAGATGAAAAACCTTAA
- a CDS encoding M14 family zinc carboxypeptidase, whose translation MKNLNTENIIKDYATFAESAIRNRFIKHKDVLKLIKQLPADFKVTTAGYSVEQRVLNLIEWGNGPVKVFLWSQMHGDEATGTMALFDLVSYLQQDENTELVNQVKSVCTLYILPLVNPDGAERFTRRNAQQIDINRDFLKTVSPEAKILKELQAAIRPDFGFNLHDQLTLWSVNGSKKPATLSFLAPAFDEQLSNSPNRERAMRVIADMFTAVTPFLPGHIGLFDDEHEPRAFGDNFQLRGTSTILIEAGGLVNDDEKQEIRKYYFLAILAALHSISTKTYQQQQLANYFDIAKNNKQIFHILIHQIRLNGIEVSIGINYEEKPMAKAGATFKNYTIQDIGDMDNLSAYHIYQGADLQVNGEVLLYENADFQLLSKGEIILSFKNGILESKL comes from the coding sequence ATGAAAAACCTTAATACAGAAAACATCATAAAGGACTATGCTACTTTTGCTGAATCTGCTATCCGAAACCGCTTTATTAAGCACAAGGATGTTTTAAAACTGATAAAGCAGTTACCAGCTGATTTTAAGGTTACAACAGCTGGCTATTCTGTTGAACAGAGAGTATTGAACCTGATAGAATGGGGCAACGGACCAGTTAAGGTATTTTTATGGAGCCAGATGCATGGTGACGAAGCCACAGGTACCATGGCCTTGTTTGACCTGGTCAGTTACCTGCAGCAGGATGAAAATACTGAATTGGTAAATCAGGTAAAAAGTGTCTGCACACTATACATTCTTCCTCTGGTAAACCCTGACGGAGCGGAAAGGTTTACCAGGCGCAACGCGCAGCAAATAGATATCAATAGAGATTTTCTTAAAACTGTTTCTCCGGAGGCTAAAATACTTAAAGAATTGCAGGCAGCTATAAGGCCCGATTTTGGGTTTAACCTGCACGACCAGCTCACCTTATGGAGTGTAAACGGCAGCAAAAAACCAGCTACCTTATCATTTTTAGCGCCTGCTTTTGACGAGCAACTTTCCAACAGTCCGAACCGTGAAAGGGCAATGCGGGTTATAGCCGACATGTTTACAGCTGTAACTCCTTTCCTTCCGGGACATATCGGTTTATTTGACGATGAACACGAACCAAGGGCATTTGGTGATAATTTCCAGCTCAGGGGTACCTCCACCATTTTAATTGAAGCTGGAGGCCTGGTAAACGATGATGAAAAACAGGAAATCAGAAAGTACTATTTTTTAGCTATCCTGGCAGCCCTGCATTCCATAAGTACCAAAACTTACCAGCAACAGCAACTGGCAAATTATTTTGACATTGCTAAAAACAACAAGCAGATTTTTCATATCCTGATCCATCAGATTAGGTTAAACGGTATTGAAGTAAGCATAGGCATAAATTATGAAGAGAAACCCATGGCTAAGGCCGGGGCTACTTTTAAGAATTATACCATTCAGGACATTGGGGACATGGATAATTTATCGGCTTACCATATCTATCAGGGAGCCGATTTGCAGGTTAATGGAGAGGTTTTACTTTATGAAAATGCGGATTTTCAACTTTTATCAAAAGGAGAAATAATATTATCTTTTAAAAACGGGATATTAGAATCAAAACTTTAA